In Plasmodium reichenowi strain SY57 chromosome 1, whole genome shotgun sequence, the following are encoded in one genomic region:
- a CDS encoding pre-rRNA-processing protein TSR2, putative: MNDDNTLALLYEGINLIFDKWTILRLAVTNNWGGISSEDKKKKLIEYVHNFVTNNNAKNKLCDYLRDEMSVLFNVDIEDDSDIEIADLILDLYQNLKKKNYDILEKIKNIQVYDISCSQEKNLIQNYEQDDEENMEDEYSSSNYSEYSNEESSDKE; the protein is encoded by the exons atgaatgatgataatacaTTAGCCCTATTATATGAAGgaattaatttaattttcGATAAATG GACTATACTACGTTTAGCTGTTACAAATAACTGGGGAGGAATAAGCTCAGAAgataagaaaaagaaattaattGAATATGTTCACAACTTTGTTACga ATAATAATGCAAAGAATAAATTGTGTGATTATTTAAGAGATGAAATGAGTGTTCTTTTTAATGTTGATATTGAAGATGATAGCGAt ATTGAAATTGCCGATTTAATACTGGATCTTTATCagaatttaaaaaagaagaattaCGACATTCtagaaaaaattaaaaacataCAAGTATATGATATATCTTGTTcacaagaaaaaaatttaattcaGAATTATGAACAGGACGACGAAGAAAATATGGAAGATGAGTATTCTTCCTCAAATTATAGTGAATATTCAAATGAAGAATCATCAGAcaaagaataa
- a CDS encoding hypothetical protein (conserved Plasmodium protein, unknown function) — MYELNNKNDDNDKNINSFVNNDNINDKNYIDEEDIKPNNFVLQNIKREKKNKDHYDSFKINDIKHLDHVDDTSHEDIKNIIEHSINNEKETYKEQNNNNNDDDDDEDDNIYTFVSSSNEGTSRNIQMSRNMLHENSLDKKYNSEIIKENYVNDYTADYPLKEHININEDYSKNYKNETAFDKDNNKNDNIKNLEEYNLLYNDNIKNVGKIDIPNNDNQNYVHNINNLIPNDNNYDIHDYNLKNVSHIDNYHMNNKKNNNKVNNFSEKEKIMELHKNDKITNIIIYKRMYQSFILLKKEYRDLIDEHKKKININKKLNYEFKSLKNNSYYSNFFFKNDSDNLFDDLAVGISNIFKWMDIDNKIIQTNFHKDKRENKTDNDDDNKNGVHDDNKNGVDDKKNGVDDKKNGVDDNKNGVDDDNKNGVDDNKNGVDDKKNGVDDKKNGVDDNKNGVHDDNKNGVHDDNKNGVHDDKNGVHDDNNNYLQDNNNNNNCIDDDKNCDNLKNSPFHENATMNEQTTHNIHSIGNYDDNINVEIEEKKGKLYFNSSQNGMDTIISMTDNHDNISDDENRGTLKKKKNELNILNKNNSGEIYSKDKSTDEHVKNTLSNKDNFSIKSNTTTTTNNNNNNNNNSNNNNNNNSNNNNNNNSNNNNNNNSNNNNNNSNNNNNNSNNNNNNSNNNNNNSNNNNNNSNNNNNNSNNNNNNSNNCYSPNESYDTNNTIQHKEDKKNDKLLNNKTTIIIKQTKDEILTSLSHTSNKIQNCSENYPFYKKENILYKNNKGIKEKEIIHEKIKKGCILQNIKMKDGIIINKTNIFQDYKTKRNSYLWQRDTVTRKKNAKCYNSPNKLEYKTKYNNNNHKKGYQPMKLNNDSLKENIIDYIKKKLHNRYKTLNQINDVRKNNQNENNIISHKLNKINQNINVLNQNIKSDCQSINTISEDIDNTFLLNWDIYKKTNNQYDQFTKSIFHICSYKENEYIPINVNNFFVTNKKVNTTSDFSLKCLKKNMEFILRKRQNKVISNFNKNVVDKKNIVDKKNIVDKKNVVDKKNVVDKKNVVDKKNIVDKKNVVDKKNVVDKKNVDDKKNLIDNHAKNNDKQYKPCDKLGALRDTSSIILKKIMYQKKSSFLFNKNNFHMINKKLKYCKKGCNNDISKCVIKTRHWRNVIYKTNEEKNEIFYFVLKKIITSFEKKKKGNILKTYKVKLLQNNENYIYIYIFQIEKYPKMSSDIFFLTQKSSLPVQKKYSMFRKSQKKKYIYEQTSKLDDSVYEEKCEKDGNKLKKNMFQFYMNEHEKCCVSLDKINIKEQNKGRDDSNNNDDNKNNNNNNNNNNNNDYYYYDDDSNIHTHDEMKNDTLIDKNVKSMDTIEYNKFQTKDLTTQFEEMLKQHIVTMNLLDKKIDIIKKDPPEEINNHKDVDDNNNSDDNEDAVIIIGMKIILNDKYLFLFVDALNSIEYNIKKWMVLHEEILMSHIKDNLTISNFFKYYNINLYTFFVNFLNSVENYIEEFPFYFSILFEDMFPFSLS; from the coding sequence atgtatgaattaaacaataaaaatgatgataacgataaaaatataaattcatttgtaaataatgataatataaacgataagaattatatagatgaagaagatataaaaccaaataattttgtactccaaaatataaaaagagaaaaaaaaaataaagatcACTATGATagttttaaaataaatgatataaaacatttaGATCATGTAGATGATACTAGTCATGAggatataaaaaacatCATAGAACAttcaataaataatgaaaaagaaacatataaggaacaaaataataataataatgatgatgatgatgatgaagatgataACATTTATACATTCGTGTCCTCATCAAACGAAGGAACTTCCAGAAATATTCAAATGTCTAGAAATATGCTACATGAGAACTCTCtagataaaaaatataattctgagataataaaagaaaattatgtAAACGATTATACTGCTGATTATCCTTTAAAGgaacatattaatattaacGAGGATTATTctaaaaattataaaaatgaaacaGCCTTTGATAAGgataacaataaaaatgataatataaagaatcTTGAGGAATACAATTTActatataatgataatataaaaaatgtaggaaaaatagatatacctaataatgataatcaaaattatgttcataatataaataatttaataccaaacgataataattatgatattcatgattataatttaaaaaatgtatcTCATATTGATAACTatcatatgaataataaaaagaacaataacaaagttaataattttagcgagaaagaaaaaattatggaacttcataaaaatgacaaaattacaaatataattatttacaaACGCATGTATCAATCTTTTAtccttttaaaaaaagaatatagAGATCTAATTGATGagcataaaaaaaaaataaatatcaataaaaaattaaattatgaatttaaaagtttaaaaaataatagcTATTATTcaaactttttttttaaaaatgattctgataatttatttgatGATTTGGCAGTAGGAATAAgcaatatatttaaatggatggatatagataataaaattattcaaACAAATTTTCATAAAGACAAAAGGGAAAATAAAACTGATAACGAcgatgataataaaaatggtgttcatgatgataataaaaatggtGTTGATGATAAGAAAAATGGTGTTGATGATAAGAAAAATGGTgttgatgataataaaaatggtgttgatgatgataataaaaatggtgttgatgataataaaaatggtGTTGATGATAAGAAAAATGGTGTTGATGATAAGAAAAATGGTgttgatgataataaaaatggtgttcatgatgataataaaaatggtgttcatgatgataataaaaatggtgttcatgatgataaaaatggtgttcatgatgataataataattatcttcaagataataataataataataattgtattgatgatgataaaaattgtgataatttaaaaaatagtCCTTTTCATGAGAATGCCACTATGAATGAACAAACTACACATAATATACATTCAATCGGaaattatgatgataacataaatgtagaaatagaagaaaaaaaaggaaaactatattttaattcttcTCAAAATGGTATGGATACTATTATTAGCATGACGGATAATCATGATAATATAAgtgatgatgaaaatagAGGAACActtaaaaagaaaaaaaatgaattaaatattttaaataaaaataatagtgGAGAAATCTATTCAAAGGATAAATCCACAGATGAGCATGTGAAGAATACATTATCAAATAAAGACAATTTTAGCATAAAAAGTAatactactactactactaataataataataataataataataatagtaacaataataataataataatagtaacaataataataataataatagtaacaataataataataataatagtaacaataataataataatagtaacaataataataataatagtaacaataataataacaatagtaacaataataataacaatagcaacaataataataacaatagtaacaataataataacaatagtaacaataataataacaatagTAACAATTGTTATTCTCCTAATGAATCTTATGATACTAATAACACCATACAACATAAggaagataaaaaaaatgataaacttttaaataataaaaccacaataattattaaacaAACAAAAGATGAAATACTCACTTCATTGTCGCATACATCAAATAAAATCCAAAACTGTTCAGAAAATTACccattttataaaaaagaaaatatattgtacaaaaataataaaggaataaaggaaaaagaaattatacatgaaaaaatcaaaaaaggatgtattttacaaaatatcaaaatgaaagatgggataattattaataaaactaatatatttcaagATTATAAAACTAAACGAAATTCCTACTTATGGCAAAGAGATACTGTAActagaaaaaaaaatgctAAATGTTATAACTCTCCTAATAAATtagaatataaaacaaaatataataataataatcataaaaaaggatatcaaccaatgaaattaaataatgattccttaaaagaaaatattattgattatataaaaaaaaagttacATAATAGATATAAAACCCTGAACCAAATAAATGATGTAAGAAAAAACAACCAAAATgaaaacaatataatatccCATAAGTTAAACAAAATTAATCAGAACATAAATGTACttaatcaaaatataaaatcaGATTGCCAAAGTATAAATACAATTTCAGAAGATATAGACAATACATTCCTCTTAAATTGGgatatttacaaaaaaacaaataatcAATATGATCAATTCACAAAATCAATTTTCCATATTTGTAgttataaagaaaatgaatatattcCAATAAATGTGAATAATTTCTTCGTGACCAATAAGAAAGTTAATACCACTTCCGATTTCAGCTTGAAATgtttgaaaaaaaatatggaatTTATATTAAGGAAAAGACAAAACAAAGTAATATCTAATTTTAACAAAAATGTCgttgataaaaaaaatatagttgataaaaaaaatatagttgataaaaaaaatgtagttgataaaaaaaatgtagttgataaaaaaaatgtagttgataaaaaaaatatagttgataaaaaaaatgtcgttgataaaaaaaatgtagttgataaaaaaaatgtagatgataaaaaaaatctaATTGATAATCATGCcaaaaataatgataaacaatataaacCTTGTGATAAACTTGGCGCGCTAAGAGATACATCATCtataattttgaaaaaGATAATGTATCAAAAAAAGTcctcttttttatttaataaaaataattttcatatgataaataaGAAATTGAAGTACTGTAAAAAAGGTtgtaataatgatatttcCAAATGTGTTATAAAAACAAGACACTGGAgaaatgttatatataaaacaaacgaggaaaaaaatgaaatattttattttgttcttaaaaaaataataacttcttttgaaaagaaaaaaaaaggaaacatactaaaaacatataaagtaaaattacttcaaaataatgaaaattatatttatatatatatatttcaaattgaaaaatatcCAAAAATGTCTAgtgatattttttttttaactcAAAAAAGTTCCTTGCCTGTTcagaaaaaatattccaTGTTCAGGAAAAgtcaaaaaaaaaaatatatatatgaacaaaCCAGCAAGCTTGATGATTCTgtatatgaagaaaaatgTGAAAAAGATGGAAataaattgaaaaaaaatatgtttcaattttatatgaatgaGCATGAGAAATGTTGTGTTTCACTTGacaaaattaatataaagGAACAAAATAAAGGAAGGGATGATAGCaacaataatgatgataataaaaataataataataataataataataataataataatgattattattattatgatgatgatagTAATATTCATACACACgatgaaatgaaaaatgatACACTTATAGATAAAAATGTCAAAAGCATGGACACGatagaatataataaattccAAACTAAAGATTTAACAACCCAGTTTGAAGAAATGCTTAAACAACATATAGTGACTATGAACCTTTTAGATAAGAAAattgatattataaaaaaggatccaccagaagaaataaataatcataaagatgttgatgataataataattctgatgataatgaagatgctgttattataataggaatgaagataattttaaatgataaatatcTATTCCTTTTTGTTGATGCCTTAAACAGtatagaatataatataaagaaatgGATGGTTTTACatgaagaaatattaatgtCTCATATTAAAGACAATTTAACTATctctaatttttttaaatattataatataaatttatatactttttttgttaatttCTTGAATAGTgtagaaaattatatagaagaattccctttttatttttcaatattatttgaagatatgtttcctttttcactttcataa
- a CDS encoding hypothetical protein (conserved Plasmodium protein, unknown function), translated as MKYILLFYTLVIFFYNTQYDYVEKKKYMTCFPSVSENDEVDIFYNSPSRIEGEKRNHRILDGLLRKGRKRKRRRNKRSRRNRTQARKNKNKRKKRKKNEKLAKRRRRRERNRKKKQLKKEKRRRKKNEKKQKKEMKRKEKEERKRRKEEEKLNLKSQENNNSINQNKFNDNNNNNDDDNNEDDNNEDEHEHEQDMNGVNNQNGNYDNTQNNINIKNGKVPINNNNMESSNQNNNENNNTTNIQTYKKNNAYSHSYEDHKNYPLNTYNNDIHTKVIDLDKLEHTSKTEIIEKLKRAIEMLQ; from the coding sequence atgaaatatattttacttttttatactttggttattttcttttacaACACACAATATGATTATGTcgaaaagaaaaaatatatgacTTGTTTCCCTTCGGTATCTGAAAATGATGAAGTAgacattttttataatagtCCTTCCAGAATTGAAGGGGAAAAAAGAAATCATAGAATATTAGATGGACTTTTAAGAAAAGGtaggaaaagaaaaagaagaagaaataaaagaagCAGAAGAAATCGAACACAAGCtaggaaaaataaaaataaaaggaaaaagagaaaaaaaaatgaaaaattagCGAAACGGAGAAGAAGAAGAGAAAGgaacagaaaaaaaaaacaactaaaaaaagaaaaacgaagaagaaaaaaaaacgaaaagaaacaaaaaaaagaaatgaaaaggaaagaaaaggaagaaagaaaaagaagaaaagaagaagaaaaattaaatttgAAATCGCAAGAAAATAACAATTCAAttaatcaaaataaatttaatgataataataataataatgatgatgataataatgaagatgataataatgaagatgaaCATGAACATGAACAAGATATGAATGGAGtaaataatcaaaatggTAATTATGACAATacacaaaataatataaacattaaaaatggaaaagtaccaataaataataataatatggaatcatccaatcaaaataataatgaaaataataatacaacaAATATtcaaacatataaaaaaaataatgcTTATTCACATTCATATGAAGATCATAAAAACTACCCACTCAacacatataataatgatatacaTACAAAGGTTATTGACCTGGACAAATTAGAACATACTTCCAAAACAGAAATTATAGAAAAGCTTAAGCGGGCTATAGAAATGttacaataa